The Bubalus kerabau isolate K-KA32 ecotype Philippines breed swamp buffalo chromosome 10, PCC_UOA_SB_1v2, whole genome shotgun sequence sequence ttactttgtcaacaaaggtccatctagtcaaggctatggtttttccagtagtcatgtatggatgtgagagttggaccataaagaaacctgagtgccgaagaattgatgcttttgaactgtggttttggagaagagtcttgagagtcccttggactgcaaggggatcaaagcagtcagtcctaaaggagatcagtcctgggtgttcattggaaggactgatgctgaagctgaaactccaatactctggccacctgatgcgaagagctgactcatttgaaaagaccctgatgctaggaaagattgagggcaggaggagaaggggatgacagaggatgagatggttggatggcatcaccgactcaatggatgtgagtttgagtgaactctgggagttggtgatgtacagggaagcctggcgtgctgtggtccatgaggttgcaaagagtagggcacgactgagcaactgaactgaactgaactgaatccaaagGAAAAAGTAACAATGGGTTGTGGTGGAGGAGATAACTTTTCTGAGAGGCTTCAAATCATTCTATGTAGCTTTAAATATGGGATAGGCTCTATCCAACCTCTTTTCTACAGCAGCTTCTCTGATGAACAATTAACATTTATCATCTCAATATCaaatttctttaattaataaaGGTAATTCAAGAAAACAAGAGCAAGGCAAACAATGATTAGAGATCAGGAAAAATTTAAGAATTAGAGGAAGTGAAGTTTGTTGTTTAAAaaacactgtatttttaattGTATAAATGATATTTACAATGTAGAAAACCCAGACcatgcaaataaacaaaaaagaagaaaataaaaatcacctgaaATCCCACCATCCAAAGGCAATCACTGTTAAATATTGTGGCATAAGGACTCCCAAACTTTTTTCTCTAGTATGTATATACGGGCAGATGTATAGAtagaaatatacatacacaccacacacatgcgcgcgcgcacacacacacacacacacatatatcctgaatgggaacctactgtatcacttattttgtctgtttctttttccttatttaatgGTATATTGAGAAGTTATTCCATGTCAGTAAATTATACTTAtagaaattgttttgttttctaaaaaatttttggccatgcctgtGACATGTGGAACCATAGTTCTCCAATCTggggtcaaacctgcaccccctgcattggaagaatgGACTCTCCACTGCcagaccacccgggaagtcctaGAAAATGGTTACTAATAGCTACTTTTGTTGAACTAAGTAGATCCATtggaaaaagatgaaattaaagGTAAGCCAGTCCCCAAAAGGTGCCTCCCAGTCGCAAGAGAAACTTAGAAGACAGAAACAACATTCTTTATTTGAGGAAATcacaaaaatgttgaaaaaagaaGTGGATGAGGTCACAGGAAAGACTTAGAGTAGAAGATACTTGTACAGGATGTGATAAAGACAAATCTACGGCCCTCCTCCAGTTAAGCATAGTATTCCCCAGCTTTGCCAGCCAAGAAGCATAGCTCATCCCCCAGTTCACTATAGAATGGGTccactttattttgaaaattgctcTCTTTGAAAAAACAAAGCTCCCAGTGACAGCCTTAACTTGCCCATTGCAGTATTTCCCCGGAGAATCTTGTTATCAGGGTCTGGCGAGCACACACAGCCTGTTTGTCAATTAGGAAGACGGCTCCCTCTCTGCTGGCCCTTCCTCCAGACACTGCAGCCCTAGATTAGGGCACAGGACTTTCCAGGAGGACATCAGTTGGTTTCAAACCTAATTTTGGCCTTTGGCTCTTGGCCAGGTAACTGCAGAGCGATAGCTCACACAATGGCCTTGTTTGATATGGTCCCATTGACCCACTTAAACTTCTACATGGCATGTGCATGAATAATCTGCCCATTTTATGCTGTCATAACCCAACTAAAGTACTTCTCTGCCTCCTGCACTCCTAGTTCCTCCGAACTGGGCTAGAGGCACCAAAGCCATCATCCATGGCTTTGCTTCATAATAATAAATTACagctataatttttaaagtgtgtAACCTTTACCAGATCCTGCACTAAGTGCCTTGCATCCATTATTTTATCCTCACAACAACACTATGAAGAAGTATATTCAATGactattcccactttacagatgagattaCTGAGATCTGAGAGAGTAATGTGATGTAAGTCCAACATGTTCATAACTGCTTGCAAGGGCGTAAACTCAAtgtacgtgagtttgagtgaactctgggagttggtgatggacagggaggcctggcgtgctgcagtccacgaggtcacaaggagtcggacactactgagcgactgaactgactgaactggcTGACAATAATTATACATCAAAGGGGGATGTCTCCGTGGTTAATCTAACAGGGGCAGCCTGACTTCAACTACAATCTCCGTTTGTCATCTGTAGGGAGGGAAGtctccaggagacctggttttcacTAGCAATGTTTTCCTCACTCTTGGGCAGGGTTCAGGCCCAGTTCACATCCTGTCTTTAAGATGGATGACAGGCTTCAAGATGGagtctctcctgctttcctcacaCTGGCCCCAACAAAATGAGAGGCCCAAATTTAAGAAGTTGATTTAAGGTTCAGAGGAGGTGCGATTGAAGATTCTGGACAGAGAAGTTGAAGCTAATAAAACAGAATTCcagagagggtgggaagggcaGATATCAAGAATACAAGAATAGCCCCGATTCCTTTCATGAATCTCAGTTTTTccccctctccacccctcccacccAAGAGAGCTGGGCTGAGGGCAGGTGATTGATGAGAGACCCCGGCCCAAGGTGCAGCGTGCAGTTCTTAAACACCAGGGGTAGCTTGGAGCGAAAACGCAGAACTCAAAAGTTGGTCTCCCACAGCAGTCTGGGGACACAGGAATTTTCTTGGATGGATGTTCAACTGCCACCAAAAATAATGATATTGCTCACCTCTGCACATGGACTCCAGAATCTCTGGCAGCCTGTGAACACGCAGAACTCAAAAGTTGGTCTCCTATAGCAGTCTGGGGACACAGGAATTTTCTTGGATGAATGCTCAACTGCCACCAAAAATAATGATATTGCTCACCTCTGCACGTGGACTCCAGAATCTCTGGCAGCCTGTCTGTTGAGCAAAGCTCCTTTGATTCACTTGGAATGGAGAAATTTGAGTCACGTGGTTAAGCACAAGCCAATCATTGTGGCCTTAGGATACTGGATTCCAGTGATGTTCCAGGCCTTCCACAGTCTGGAGCATTCACCGTACTCTGCAGCACTTCTGGAGCCCAAGTGGAGCCCCACCTGATCCATAGCAACTGAGTGTAAGACAAAGAATGGTCATTCAAAGGAAATTCTGTGTCTTCCTACTGGGGTGGATGTGGAGCCCAACACCAAGGTCACAGGTGTGGAGCCCTGTACAAAGTTCACAGGATAAAAATCTCTGAACCTGACCAAGCCCCATAGCAACTGTTGCCATGAGCTTTTGGATCAAAACTGGCCAGTTCCCAGACTTCTTATTATGTAAAATACCCATCCTACTATCCACCCTAGAGcatcctaaccaatcacctaatgccaccatTCCAGTAGGAATTTTCTGTCTTGAGGCCATAAAAATTGGCTGCTGGACTGCAAAAACGTTCGGCTCTCCTTTAAGCtggcccactgttctaacagcTTGTCCCACTCGAACAAAGTTTATTCTTCTCTCctgcctcatgtctggaaattcttttccaacctgccaCACAGACCAGGacagtggggggttggggggttgGGCAGGTAACAATGACAATGAttatcactcagtcttgtctgactctgcgacctcatgggctatacagtccatggaattctccaggccagaatactggagtgggtagctgttcccttctccagggtatcttcccaatccagggatccaatccagggatcaaacccaggtctcccgcattgcaggccaattctttaccagctgagccaccagagaagccctgggcaGGTAAAGTCAGCATGTTTACTGAATATGGAATTAAGTCAGAAAACATTTCTGAATGGAATTAATTAATTCTGAATGTTTAATCAAGAAGTAGCCTTGATGACCTTGAAGTATGAGCTGGATCAAACTCGCAAAGatgaagggaagaaaaaggatTGTGCATTATTTCGCATGTTGATTGTGTCCTCGGAAATGTAAGTCTCAAGAGGGCAGATGATaatgtttcattgtttttcttgtgATTGTTACCCCATGTTGTCGCGATGTCTGTCACTTAGTAGGtagtcagtaaacatttgttatattaaaaaagaaatacaagtagAAAagtccatggattttttttttttttccagggagaGAGGGCTATGACTGAAAATTTGTAATGGAGAGAGGACAAAGGGAAGTTAGGCGGCGGAATTTAGGGCTTCAATCAATATCTGTAAATAGGACCAGATGGACCAGAAGTTTGAACTTAGAACTCTGCCTGAGTGCATTCCTTTAAACCAAGAATTGTCAGCTTTCTCATGCAAAGCTGCTGGGCAACGTGTTATTCGGAAACGGGGACAACCCTGTGAACACCGCAATCTGCAGacacaggaaggaaagaagagttaAGTCTCAACTTTTTCCTGGAGTCCCTGacaacttgatttttaaattgcCCTCTAAATATGGAACCCATGTTACTATGGCAGAGACTCCGCGGCTCTAGGGGAACCCGAGCGTTTAATTAACATTTTCTAACTGGGGAAGCGGGAAGCGCGGAAGGAAGAATGGTGGGCGTGGACAACCTGAAGGCAGCTGGAGGCCCGCCCCCTTCCCAGAGTACACTGCGGCCGCCGCGTGCGTGAGCCGGCTTCCGGCCGTCTCCCGCTGTGACAGCGGGAGGGTCGGACCATGGACGGGCTCCGGGCTAGCGCCGGGCTGCTGAGACGCGGGCGGTTGAGGCGCCGGCGCCAGCAACAGCCACACAGCGGGTCTGTCCTGGCCCTGCCCctgaggcccaggaagatccGACGGCAGCTGAGGAGAAGTGTCTCGTCCCGAATGGCCGCGCTCAGGGCCCAGACCCTGCAGAGCGAGGACTCGGAGGACTCGAGGGTGGAGTCGACGGTCGGTGAACCCGGGGACCCGCTGGCGGGAGGGGCGGCAGCCCTCTCGGATGCGACCGGGCGGGAGCCGCACGGCCAGCTCGGGCCCGTGGAGCTGCTGGAGGCTTCGCCTGCGTCCCGCTCCCTGCAGACTCCCCGCGCCCTGGTGGACGCGCAGACCCCGGCGGCACGCTTGGTGGAAGCGCACGCCCCGCCAGCGCGCCTGGTGGAGGCGTCGGCGCTGCCCGCGCGCCTGGTGCCGGCCTCGGGGCCGTCCGCGCGCCTGGTGGAGACCTCGGCCCTGCTGTGCTCTACCCAGCACTTGGCGGCCGTACCGCCGTCCGTGGCTCCTGCCATGCTGTCGGGGCCGCAGGGGGAAAGCTCGGGCGAGGAGCTGTCCTGGGACTCCCCGCTGCAGCGCATCTTGGCCGAGCTGAATCGCATCCCTAGCAGCCGGCGACGGGCGGCGCGCCTCTTCGAGTGGCTCATCTCGCCCATGCCGCCGGACCATTTCTACCGGCGCCTGTGGGAGCGCGAGGCAGTGCTGGTGCGGCGGCAGGACCACAGCTACTACCAGGGTCTTTTCTCTACCGCCGACCTCGACTCCATACTGCGCAACGAGGAGGTGCAATTCGGACAGCACCTGGACGCCGCGCGCTACATCAATGGGCGGCGCGAGACCTTGAACCCGCCCGGCCGCGCCCTGCCCGCCGCCGCGTGGTCCTTGTACCGGGCCGGCTGCTCCCTGCGCCTCCTCTGTCCGCAGGCTTTCTCCACCACCGTGTGGCAGTTTTTGGCCGTACTCCAGGAGCAGTTCGGAAGCATGGCAGGCTCCAACGTTTACCTTACGCCCCCCAACTCACAGGGCTTTGCCCCCCACTACGACGACATCGAGGCTTTCGTGCTGCAGCTGGAAGGTAGGAAACTCTGGCGGGTCTACAGACCGCGGGTGCCGACCGAGGAACTGGCCCTGACGTCCAGCCCCAACTTCAGCCAGGACGACCTCGGAGAGCCGGTGCTGCAGACGGTGCTGGAACCTGGAGATTTGCTCTATTTCCCCCGAGGCTTCATTCACCAAGCCGAATGCCAGGATGGGGTGCACTCTCTGCACTTAACCTTGTCCACATTCCAGCGTAATACTTGGGGCGACTTCCTGGAGGCTGTACTGCCCCTGGCAGTGCAGGCCGCAATGGAGGAAAATGTGGAGTTTCGTAGGGGGCTGCCCCGAGACTTTATGGATTACATGGGGGCCCAGCATTCGGATTCTAAGGATCCGCGAAGAACCGCTTTCATGGAGAAGGTGCGGGTCCTGGTTGCCCGCTTGGGACACTTTGCCCCAGTTGATGCTGTGGCTGACCAGCGAGCCAAAGACTTCATCCACGATTCTCTGCCCCCTGTGTTGACTGACAGGGAGAGGGCACTAAGCGTTTACGGGCTCCCAATTCGCTGGGAGGCTGGAGAACCTGTAAACGTGGGAGCCCAGTTGACAACAGAAACCGAAGTGCACATGCTTCAGGATGGTATAGCTCGGCTGGTGGGTGAGGGGGGCCATTTGTTTCTTTATTACACAGTGGAGAACTCCCGAGTTTATCACCTGGAGGAGCCCAAGTGCTTGGAGATATACCCCCAGCAAGCTGATGCCATGGAACTCTTGCTTCGCTCCTACCCAGAGTTTGTGAGAGTAGGGGACTTGCCCTGTGACACTGTGGAGGACCAGCTTTCCTTGGCAACCATGTTGTATGATAAGGGGCTGCTGCTCACCAAGATGCCTCTAACCTGAACTACTTAATCACTAAATGCCAGAAATAAGACAGTAATGATTCTCTCCCACCACCTTTTGAGGGAGAAAACTCATTTTCTTACTTGATACCCATCAGTGTGTTTGTATTTACCTTTATGACTGCCTCAGTGTCACAGAAGTCAGACAGTCTTCTAGGAGACACCTCCTTACCTAGGCACAGAAGTAAAagcaggagttggagatggaaaAGGAGCCTTTTCTGCAGGAGTAACTTGATTCCTGATCATTTGAGAGACCAACTTCATCATCACCCTCAGGCTTCAGAGTACTGTGTGGCATTTGCTGTGTTACTCTGCTTGAGACATCAGAAGTTTTTACTTGGAATTTGCATCCTTCATTTGAGTTCTCTTTCATCAGTTTAGGGGGAGGGTTGGGGTCAGTTTCCTGTTTTGTTACTGTGAGTTTGTGTGAATGTTAGAAAAGTTATTAAAGTGCCAGAGAGTTTTCCTTTTCTGAGGCTAAATTATTGTGTGGCATGGTCTGAAGAACTGTGGGAGGAAGGAGGGTAAATAGGGGAAAACTGCAGTGGCTGAGGCACAAGGTAACTTGGGGTGGATGTAGGATTGGGGCCAATTTTACAACCCTAGGGGTAATTGATTCATTTTAATCATGCTCCTTGAACCCCAAACAGCACAATCCTATTAGAAAGTTATGAgtatattatgttttttaaagggTATTATGTTTTTCCTCAGTGCTTGCTTGCATCAGGGGCTAGCGCTGCTCCTAAAATAGGCAGCATGTCACTAGCTGCACTGTCAGAGGCCACAGTCAGCCAACTTGTAGCAGGCTGGCCTTGAGGGAATGCTGGTGTCCAAGTTACTTTccactcttatttttttctggtaGTTGAAAGAAACTTCCCCAAATCTGGCAAATGATTATTCTCATGGTTGGTGGAAGCAACCAGAGGGAGCACTGGACTTGGAACTGGAAAACCTGGGTTTGGGGTGGTGGCTGGTAGGCAGCTAGCTGGCTGGATGACCTGAGGCTGCTGCTGGTATGCCTGGGCGCACTTGATTTTGTTTTGGTACAGCTTGATGTTTCCACCTCATCATTTAGGTTGTATCTGGAACTTTTAAGATCATTTTGCCATGAGTGCTAAGTTTCAGTTATATAAAGTTGAGAACTTGATGAAGTCTTTTTTGAAGTTGCAAAAGCCTAGATGTACATGAGAGTACATCTCAGCCTATTCAAGGTTAAGCTTCAAGGCTTTTTCGGAGTGCTTAGCCAGACATAcagcagtttttttgtttttctaaggtGTCTTTTTTTTGACCTCACTTTCAAATTGGTTCAGTTAGAGCTACGTCATTCATTTTTGTAAAGGGACCAGATAGCAAAATCAAAACCCAAAGGGCAAGGAAAAGATAACAGACTGAGATGGTGGCCAAGAAGAAAGAGAGGTATCCTTTCCTGGCTGTCATCCTACAGGGCTCACAACTAAGTCCCCAGACATCCAGTCCTGAAAGAGGCTTGTTAAGGGAATCAAGGCATAGGACTCATTCCTAGAAAACCTACCCTGAAAAATTTCTTGGAGAAAAGTATGGAGCTTCAGTGGtttttgcccttctttgggttGCACATAAACACGTTTTGCTTCCTCCTTCACCTTTTTTACGGCTGCCTCAATCTTGAATACTTTCTGTATCAACAGTTCCTTTTGGCTTAGTGTTTGAATCTGAAACAGAACagatgatgattaaaaaaaactatatcaGGCTGCAGATCATCAAAAAGTGTTAATGAAGTAACATATTGCATCATGCTTATTAATGTTAGGTGGTACATAAAATGCCTGAGAACATTGTTCTCTTGTGACGTTGGTTGGACATTTTTACACCTGTTAATGAAAAAACCACCTGTTAATGAAAAATTTAGCTTTTGGGCATGATGAATCTGCTAAGAAATGCCTGATGTGAAATTGGTTTTGTGAATTATATTTAGAAAGaatcttttgcctttttaaaagtatttttcccCTCTACTCATCTCTGCCAGCAGCTTTGAAAAATTAGAACCACCTGTTTAGCTAGTGTTCCTTTGGGGAAAGAGCCCAGATTAGGAATTAAGAGaaatttagaaggaaaaagaaaatctaggGGGCCAGCTCCAATCCCTCATTCCTTCTTTATACCCATCTGCAAAAAAGAAGGAACTTGGGTTTAGAGAATAGTGGGGAGAACACGGGAAGGAAGGAAACAGTATTTCAGAAACAGCAACAAACTGATCTCAATGGCTACTTGATGGGACTAATAGGTTCTGCTGTTTGTTGTTTTATTATTAGGATTTTATAATCCTGTCTTGCACAGATGTGTTTTGTATCTTCAAGTGATACTGTTTTCTGTGAGATTGTAGAAAATATTTCTACAATTAGAAATATTGAAAATGTATCTACATGCTTGGGGAAGAGGCGGGGAAGGGAGTCTGAGAaactcttgttgtttagttgctaagtcgtattgattcttctgcgaccccatggactggagactgccaggttcctcagcCCATGgactctcaggcaagaatactggagtgggttgccatttccttcttcaggtaaTCTCTcctacccagagatggaacctgcatctcctgctttggcaggcagattctttaccactgagccaccagggaggaacTCTTGAGAACCCTGAATTTTTTCTTGAAAACATAGCTTATACTTATCTACCCTGTTCCTGATCTCCTGAAGCATTTCTTGGTTTCCTTCATTTTCTAAGTTGAGTATCTTCATTGCATGGTGAATTTCTCTGAAAGGTAAGAAGAACTTCTTAGATTAaatctttctttccttgaaaGCATGGAGGTGGAAAATACAGCCCTTGGAATCAGACAAGAATTCCAATCTCAAGTTCCAATCTCAACTGTGCAGTTTTGCTGAGCTTTATTTGCAAAACTGGTATGATGCTTAGCTTGTAGGGgtgttctgtagtttttgagatgaCATATTTGAAGGTACTAATAGataatgtttattgaacaccttTATGACAGGTACTAACATGTTATCTCCTTAATCACCACCACATACCCATATGGTAGACTACCGTTTGCATCTGATACATGAAAAAATGGGCTCAGAGAATTAACTTACCCAGGCTCACATAGCTAGCACATGTCTGAGCTGGGGTTCAAATCCTGCTCTTTTGGACTCCAAAGCCTGTCGTCACTAAGTAGGCACTTGAGAAATGTTCACTGAATTAAAAAACCACCTGGAATGCTGAACAAAGACGTAAACTACCTGAGCTTCACTTTCAATCTAATTTAGTCCTGTTTTTCTGTTGCCTACATGGATAAGTAGATGAATGGCACAGGTAAGCCTGTGGTTTTTACAGCTGTTAAGCAGCCTGAAGAGTCAGGGACATAGTCTGTTAACAAGGTTGGAAGAATTGGCAGTACAAGAGGTCTTGGCAAGAACCAGAGGTTAGTGCTTACTTCAGAACAGCCTCATGGTTCTCTAGGAGCAGCACGTCGAGGAAGGTGTCCCTGACCCGGTCTCCTTGAAGTTTGAGGGCTAGGATGCTCCGGCAAGCCTCTAGTCGTACACCTGGGGATTCTTCATAGTGGACAGCCCAGAGCAGGAGGTCTGTCAGCTGGGGACTCACGCAGCCAATTTGCCCCAAAGCTGCAGAGATTAGAGGGCATGTCCCACTGTCACTTAAGACTGCGTTGGCTGTGTCCTAGCATCCAGAAGTGGCCTTACTAGTAAATACTAAGAAAGAATAGGCAACCACTTGCTAAATTAAATATTACAAAAACTAAACTAAGTATATTGTCTTTGAAAAGTGGTGAAAGTCGCTccgtcgtatctgactctttgtgaccccatggactatacagtccatggaattctccagaccagaatattggagtgggtagcctttcccttctccagggtatctttcaagcccagggatcaaacccaggtctctcacattgcagatggattctttaccagctgagccacaaaggaagcccaagaatactggagtgggtagcctatcacttctccagtggatatcTTCCCTTTTAGATGACAATCAGTATTTTAGGAATTCTCTAGAGAATTCCCAGGAGGGGGATATTCAATACCATCCTCGTCCATTTGGATGTGAGAATACACTAACGTATTTACCTAGGGATGAGATATGGGATAGATAACTCAGAAGACCAGCCTAGTCAGATAAGGGGAAAAGAAGGTATAGTTACACTTCATGGCTCTACCCAGCGCTGATCCTCATAGGGACCTGCCAGACTGTCACAAAGAAGCAATGTCAAAGATCCGTAAAAAGAAGCTCCAGGAAATTTGAGGGCAGGATTTTAGGTTTGTAGCAGTCTTAAATCTGGTCTGACTTTTACGGAGTCCTATGGTTGACACCTCTACAGAAAGCAAGTATATCCAATAGTGGATACCTACTTGGAACTCATACCTAACTGTTGTCAGTCCTCTACCTCAACAAGTTTGACATAGACCTAGACTCGGGATCCTTAACtaaaaactgaaggaaatgaTGTTTGATTTCTTCTGA is a genomic window containing:
- the RIOX1 gene encoding ribosomal oxygenase 1; translated protein: MDGLRASAGLLRRGRLRRRRQQQPHSGSVLALPLRPRKIRRQLRRSVSSRMAALRAQTLQSEDSEDSRVESTVGEPGDPLAGGAAALSDATGREPHGQLGPVELLEASPASRSLQTPRALVDAQTPAARLVEAHAPPARLVEASALPARLVPASGPSARLVETSALLCSTQHLAAVPPSVAPAMLSGPQGESSGEELSWDSPLQRILAELNRIPSSRRRAARLFEWLISPMPPDHFYRRLWEREAVLVRRQDHSYYQGLFSTADLDSILRNEEVQFGQHLDAARYINGRRETLNPPGRALPAAAWSLYRAGCSLRLLCPQAFSTTVWQFLAVLQEQFGSMAGSNVYLTPPNSQGFAPHYDDIEAFVLQLEGRKLWRVYRPRVPTEELALTSSPNFSQDDLGEPVLQTVLEPGDLLYFPRGFIHQAECQDGVHSLHLTLSTFQRNTWGDFLEAVLPLAVQAAMEENVEFRRGLPRDFMDYMGAQHSDSKDPRRTAFMEKVRVLVARLGHFAPVDAVADQRAKDFIHDSLPPVLTDRERALSVYGLPIRWEAGEPVNVGAQLTTETEVHMLQDGIARLVGEGGHLFLYYTVENSRVYHLEEPKCLEIYPQQADAMELLLRSYPEFVRVGDLPCDTVEDQLSLATMLYDKGLLLTKMPLT